A window of the Lactobacillus amylovorus DSM 20531 genome harbors these coding sequences:
- a CDS encoding IS30 family transposase: MDSLHSIMPKHQKGKHLSFEQRVVIQTRIKDGFSLRAIARELDCSPSTISYEVKRGTVLLYHGKKKRYKAQQGDKAYQIHRKNCGRKSDFLKKFDFIKYVNKHFCEDGWSLDVCANRCLALGEFSRDQVVCTRTLYNYVDQCLMGMRNSDLPEKLKRNTKIHRIRKNKKKLGRSIEERPKEINDRKEFGHWECDLVLGHKTKDDQVLLTLSERMSREFLILRIPDKTAASVMTAFQALRKQYSEHWNDIFKTITTDNGSEFADLSNLETVSKTLVYYAHPYTSCDKGTVERHNGLIRRFIPKGDYINNYSLQDIINIETWCNSLPRKILAYHTPDEIFEKELDHIYQAV, encoded by the coding sequence ATGGACTCTTTACATTCTATCATGCCTAAGCACCAAAAGGGAAAGCATTTATCATTTGAGCAACGGGTTGTTATTCAAACCCGTATTAAAGACGGTTTCTCTCTTAGGGCTATTGCTCGTGAGCTTGATTGCTCTCCTTCTACTATCAGTTATGAGGTTAAACGTGGTACTGTTTTGCTTTATCATGGTAAGAAAAAACGCTATAAGGCACAACAAGGTGATAAAGCTTACCAAATACATCGTAAGAATTGCGGTCGTAAATCAGATTTCTTAAAGAAATTTGACTTTATCAAATACGTTAATAAGCATTTCTGCGAAGATGGCTGGTCTCTTGATGTATGTGCCAATCGCTGCTTAGCTTTAGGAGAATTTTCTCGTGATCAGGTAGTTTGCACTAGAACCTTGTACAACTATGTAGATCAATGCTTAATGGGTATGAGAAATTCTGATTTGCCAGAAAAGTTAAAGCGCAATACTAAAATACATCGCATTCGTAAAAATAAGAAAAAGCTTGGCCGAAGTATTGAAGAACGTCCCAAGGAGATCAATGATCGTAAGGAATTTGGCCACTGGGAATGCGATTTAGTCTTAGGACATAAAACTAAGGATGATCAAGTACTGCTAACTTTGTCTGAACGAATGAGCCGTGAATTTTTAATCTTGCGTATTCCTGATAAGACAGCCGCCAGTGTGATGACTGCTTTTCAGGCTCTGCGCAAACAGTATAGTGAACATTGGAATGACATCTTTAAGACAATTACAACTGATAATGGATCAGAGTTTGCGGATTTATCCAATCTGGAGACAGTTTCAAAAACCCTGGTTTACTATGCTCATCCATATACTTCTTGTGATAAAGGCACTGTTGAAAGACACAATGGCCTTATTCGCAGATTTATTCCCAAAGGTGATTACATCAATAACTATTCTCTTCAAGATATCATTAATATTGAAACCTGGTGCAATTCACTACCAAGAAAGATCTTGGCATATCATACTCCAGATGAAATCTTTGAGAAAGAATTAGATCATATCTATCAAGCAGTATAA
- a CDS encoding adenine phosphoribosyltransferase has protein sequence MAIDFSKYIASVKDFPNKGIVFRDITPILQDGDLYRTATHELAEYAKSRNADVIVGPEARGFIVGCPVATELGIGFVPARKPHKLPREVERASYALEYGSNSLEMHKDAIKPGQRVVVCDDLMATAGTLRASKELIENLGGKLVGAAFYIELPDLKGREKLPDVDIYSLVKYHGA, from the coding sequence AACAAGGGAATTGTGTTCCGCGACATTACACCAATCTTGCAAGATGGCGATTTATACCGTACTGCTACTCATGAATTAGCAGAATACGCCAAGAGCAGAAATGCGGATGTAATCGTTGGTCCAGAAGCACGTGGTTTTATCGTTGGCTGTCCTGTAGCAACTGAATTGGGCATTGGCTTTGTTCCAGCAAGAAAGCCTCACAAGTTGCCTAGAGAAGTTGAACGTGCTTCATATGCTTTGGAATACGGTTCAAACAGCTTGGAAATGCACAAGGATGCTATTAAGCCAGGTCAAAGAGTAGTTGTATGTGACGACTTGATGGCTACTGCTGGTACTTTGAGAGCTTCTAAGGAATTAATCGAAAACCTTGGTGGTAAGCTTGTAGGTGCTGCATTCTATATTGAATTACCTGACTTAAAGGGTAGAGAGAAGTTGCCAGACGTTGATATTTATTCATTAGTAAAATATCACGGTGCTTAA